A genome region from Myroides fluvii includes the following:
- a CDS encoding FAD-binding oxidoreductase: MISNSVRRMLDFLGIAPIKVPPAEVVDVDILSPSVKKIRLKGPFEKLHCDSGSYVSFKLNHVQIRTYTVATLDKEKGYLEFIVYGHKYKGSGQVFMNQLSIGDKISMNSLRANSNYLDLPSTAFVFFGDETSLGLGLSLLQKWKKRNVTFLFLFELDEENKALPEKLGFEHAVIYPKNKVFRNEKIIGALEPIESMQWKDAVFLLTGNAKSIQIFRKVIKDKTTSKVYTRGYWIEGIEGL, encoded by the coding sequence ATGATATCAAATAGCGTTAGAAGAATGTTAGACTTTTTAGGTATAGCGCCGATAAAAGTACCTCCAGCAGAAGTAGTCGATGTTGATATCCTATCCCCTTCTGTTAAAAAAATCAGACTTAAAGGCCCGTTTGAAAAACTACATTGTGACAGCGGCTCTTATGTTAGTTTTAAACTGAATCATGTACAGATTAGGACGTATACGGTAGCGACATTAGATAAAGAAAAAGGCTATTTGGAATTTATTGTTTACGGGCACAAATACAAGGGCAGTGGACAAGTATTTATGAATCAACTGAGCATCGGTGATAAAATAAGTATGAATAGTTTACGCGCCAATAGCAATTATTTAGATTTACCTTCCACTGCCTTTGTTTTTTTTGGCGATGAAACCTCTTTGGGCCTAGGACTATCGTTATTGCAAAAATGGAAAAAAAGGAATGTTACCTTTCTCTTTCTTTTTGAGTTAGATGAAGAAAATAAAGCACTCCCCGAAAAACTCGGATTTGAGCATGCCGTGATTTATCCTAAAAACAAAGTATTTCGAAATGAAAAAATAATTGGAGCACTTGAGCCTATTGAATCGATGCAGTGGAAAGATGCTGTTTTTCTATTGACAGGTAATGCAAAATCCATACAGATTTTTAGAAAAGTAATTAAAGATAAAACAACGAGTAAAGTCTATACCCGTGGTTATTGGATTGAAGGCATCGAAGGTCTATAA
- a CDS encoding NADH:flavin oxidoreductase → MMDRKDNNLTVETIFQPVQLGPIVLRNPIIKAATSEGRSPEGKVTQALIDFHRGFIEGGIGMTTLAYCAISKEGFAAPGEILMVKENMGGLKKFTEAMHEAGGKASAQLGHAGPVATKKITGVRPIAPSRFFNLTSLQTCRAITLKEIEQIKVQFADAAEVAVEAGFDAIELHFGHLYLVSSFFSPWLNKRTDQYGGSITNRTRFAKEILLAVKERIQDRLAIIVKLSMDDGIKGSIWLDESTETARILDETGAVDAFELTMGSSVSNQMYLFRGETDIDGMAATQKGIMKLGVKWFGRKILGEYPYKDLYMLESARQFQTVVKKAKLILLGGINNFEHIAIAKQEGFSLVAMGRALLREPDIIQKMRTHPYKTGLCIHCNKCMFSVYSTTNCVFTKDYATTSQVALG, encoded by the coding sequence ATGATGGATAGAAAAGATAATAATTTAACCGTAGAAACTATTTTTCAACCCGTTCAGTTGGGGCCAATTGTATTGCGAAATCCGATCATTAAAGCTGCAACAAGTGAAGGGCGAAGTCCGGAGGGAAAAGTAACACAAGCTTTAATTGACTTCCACCGCGGATTTATCGAAGGTGGAATTGGGATGACTACCTTAGCTTATTGTGCAATTTCTAAAGAGGGATTTGCTGCCCCAGGTGAGATTTTGATGGTGAAGGAGAATATGGGCGGATTGAAAAAATTCACTGAGGCGATGCATGAAGCAGGAGGAAAAGCCTCTGCACAATTAGGACATGCAGGACCTGTTGCAACAAAGAAAATTACAGGTGTGCGGCCTATTGCTCCTTCGCGTTTTTTTAATTTGACGAGTTTGCAAACCTGTAGGGCTATTACACTAAAAGAAATAGAACAAATTAAAGTGCAATTTGCGGATGCGGCAGAAGTAGCTGTGGAAGCAGGCTTTGACGCGATTGAACTCCATTTTGGTCACTTGTATCTCGTCTCTTCATTTTTCAGTCCCTGGTTGAATAAAAGAACCGACCAATACGGAGGATCAATTACAAATAGAACCCGATTTGCCAAGGAGATTTTATTAGCAGTAAAAGAACGTATTCAAGACCGGTTGGCTATTATAGTGAAACTCTCTATGGATGATGGCATTAAAGGATCCATATGGTTGGATGAATCTACGGAAACGGCTAGAATATTAGATGAAACAGGTGCAGTTGACGCGTTTGAATTAACGATGGGGTCTTCTGTTTCCAATCAAATGTACTTATTTAGAGGCGAAACAGATATTGACGGAATGGCCGCTACGCAAAAAGGAATTATGAAGCTAGGGGTCAAGTGGTTCGGAAGAAAAATTTTAGGTGAATATCCATATAAAGACCTCTATATGCTCGAATCCGCTCGTCAGTTTCAAACTGTAGTTAAAAAGGCTAAATTAATTTTGCTCGGGGGAATCAATAACTTTGAGCATATTGCAATAGCGAAACAGGAAGGATTCTCTTTAGTTGCGATGGGAAGGGCACTATTGCGTGAACCTGATATCATCCAAAAAATGAGAACCCATCCCTATAAAACAGGATTGTGCATCCATTGTAACAAATGTATGTTCTCTGTGTATTCAACAACCAACTGTGTATTTACTAAGGATTATGCAACCACATCACAAGTGGCACTGGGTTAA
- a CDS encoding GNAT family N-acetyltransferase, translating to MIRQIETADYPGLLAIWESAVLATHDFLKAEDFAYYKENLPTYFSFVSLWGYEENGILVGFLGLADNTIEMLFIAATIRGKGIGKKLLEYAIEQKGANQVDVNEQNEQAVGFYEHLGFKIESRTELDGQGKAYPILKMVLAQ from the coding sequence ATGATAAGACAAATTGAAACTGCGGACTATCCTGGTTTATTAGCCATTTGGGAAAGTGCTGTTTTGGCTACACATGATTTTCTGAAAGCAGAGGACTTTGCTTATTACAAAGAGAATCTACCGACTTATTTTTCCTTTGTTTCTCTTTGGGGATATGAAGAGAATGGAATTTTAGTTGGTTTTCTGGGTTTAGCAGACAACACAATCGAAATGTTGTTTATCGCAGCTACAATCCGAGGAAAGGGCATTGGTAAAAAACTCCTTGAATACGCCATAGAGCAAAAGGGAGCCAATCAAGTAGATGTTAATGAACAAAATGAGCAAGCAGTTGGTTTTTATGAGCACCTTGGATTCAAAATAGAAAGTAGAACTGAGCTAGATGGCCAGGGAAAAGCATATCCCATCTTAAAAATGGTATTAGCACAATAA
- a CDS encoding helix-turn-helix domain-containing protein translates to MKGISVFQPHKQPDVLIEEGYFSILFIKAGHLQFHQGNEALLVTKGHIVINTPARAEKPSYVSDDCQVIGVKYTLDYLKEITTLNNFYKTFAHFEYQYLPIWDLSPTEQQTIAELIRKLKRREEAFGHHLFADHLFNLTFTELVLELIDIGSKQDKTSFQNYNRAEYLALQFMILARDAYKNETKLDFYADQLAVSVKYLSETLKSITGKTAKEILVELRMNQAKSLLATSDLDITEIAYALSYDSLSSFSRSFKLIEGMSPKEYRDSHL, encoded by the coding sequence ATGAAAGGGATTTCTGTTTTTCAACCCCATAAACAACCCGATGTATTAATAGAAGAAGGATATTTCTCTATTCTCTTTATTAAAGCGGGACATCTGCAATTTCATCAAGGAAATGAAGCGCTCCTTGTTACAAAGGGACATATTGTAATCAATACGCCTGCTAGGGCAGAAAAACCTTCCTATGTTAGTGATGATTGTCAAGTAATAGGAGTAAAGTATACCTTAGATTATTTGAAGGAAATAACAACGTTAAATAATTTTTATAAGACTTTCGCCCATTTTGAATACCAATATCTTCCTATTTGGGATTTGTCTCCGACGGAACAGCAGACCATAGCAGAACTAATTCGAAAGCTAAAACGCAGAGAAGAGGCTTTCGGACATCATTTATTTGCGGATCATTTGTTTAACTTGACTTTTACCGAATTAGTTTTAGAGTTAATCGATATCGGCAGTAAGCAAGACAAGACTTCTTTTCAAAACTACAACCGTGCAGAATACCTTGCTTTACAGTTTATGATTTTGGCAAGAGACGCTTATAAAAATGAAACTAAACTTGATTTTTATGCCGATCAATTGGCTGTATCGGTTAAATATCTTTCTGAAACATTAAAGAGTATAACCGGCAAAACAGCGAAAGAAATTTTGGTTGAATTGCGCATGAATCAGGCTAAGTCTCTTTTAGCTACGAGTGATCTAGATATTACTGAAATAGCCTATGCATTGTCCTATGATTCCTTGTCTTCTTTTTCTAGATCTTTCAAGCTAATTGAAGGAATGTCACCAAAAGAATACAGAGATTCACATCTATAG